DNA sequence from the Lycium barbarum isolate Lr01 chromosome 5, ASM1917538v2, whole genome shotgun sequence genome:
acttacgactaagagcataagctactacatttgccttcccaaGATGGTACATaatatcaacgtcatagtcttttagcaactctagccatcgcctctaacgtaagttcaagtccttctgcttaaagatgtactggagccttttatggtcggtatagatatcaacatggacaccgtataagtagtgcctccacattttcaaagaATGTATCACtgtagctaactcaagatcatgggttggataattcttctcgtgcttcgtcagctgtctagaagcataaaaacaaccttaccgtgttgcattaatacgcaacccaacccaataccagaagcatcacaatatatcacgtaaccatctgttccctctggaagagtcaagacgggtgctgagGTTAACTTCTCATTTAAGGTCTAAAAACTCCATTCACACGCATCCGTCCACCGAAACATAGCTGATTTgtgagttagcttcgtcagtggggctgaaagaggagaaaatccctctacgaaccgcctataatatcctgccagacccaagaaactacgtatctctgctagtgtcgtgggtcttggccaattccttacagcttcaatcttttgagtatccactctaatgcctttatctgaaataatgtgaccaacaaaagccacagagttcagccagaactcacacttagaaaacttcgcatataattctctatctcgaagaactctaagcactgcaCGTAGATAATCCGCATGTTCAGcttctgacggtgaataaaccagaatatcatctataaatacaaTAATGAACAGATCTAGAAAGGGTTTGAATACATGGTTCATaaagtccatgaatacagctggagcattagttaacctgaatgacataacacgaaactcatagtgcctatatcgagtcctgaattccgtcttgggaatgtcttcctccttcaccctaacctgatgatatcccgatctcaagtctaaAAGTATTTGGCACCCTACAGCTGATAaaataagtcgtcaatcctcAGAAGTGGATACCTATTCTTTGtggtcactttattcaattgtctgtaatcaatacacattcgtaaaaatccatatttctttcttacaaataatatcggcgctccctgcggtgatgtactgggtctaataaagcccttctcaagtaaatccctcaattgttccttcaattctttcaattctgccgatgccattctataaggaggaatagatatcggctgagtatcgggtaatagatcgatagtgaaatcaatctcccactccgGCGGAacgcctggaagctcatctgggaatacctCTAGGAATTCATTAatcacaggaacagactgaagggtcggtgaccctgcttgtacatcctgaacccgaaccagatgataaatatacccttttataATCATCttacttgccttaaggtaggaaataaacctatccctCGGCAAAGCAGCATTACCCTTCTACTCTAAAACTAGCTCGTCTGGAAACTGGAATCGGACcaccttcgttctacaatcaacattagcataacaggaagccaaccaatccatacccataataacatcaaaatctatcatatctaactcaaccAAATCTGCTATAGTATGAAGATTACACACTAATCTACACAACcccgatatactcgcctagctatgactgggtcACTAACtcgcgtagacacctcaaaaggtttaatttgactcaggctctatcccaaacttactaGCAAAtaaacggagtaacatatgacaaagtagaacttAGGTCAATCAGTGcgtacacatcataggaggagatggataatatacctgtaacaacatcaggaaaTGACTCATGATCCTGTTTATCAGCtaatgcatagatgcggttctgagAACCACTCGAACTAGATGCTCCACCTCTTCCTTTACCACGTCCTGCTGGCGTCTGAGAACCTTGACCTGAAGGGCGCACAGATGGAGAAGAACTAGCTACGAACCCTGTCGGTTGAATAATACCTACACTACCCCTCGATGGATGCTCCCTCAGCAcatgacctggctggccacaagcataacaagcatctgatcccAATTGGCACCGTCCGGCATGTAGTCTACCACATTGGATACACCGTGGCAAAGGTGGACTCATCTGCCCTGACTGCTGTCTATACTAAGAACCCAAAGCTTTAGAACTCTGACTCGCTCTGAAATAAGAAGGCCGATCAAATATCTGACCTgaaaatcgaggaggtgcacttgcCGCTGAATGGGATGGATACCAAAAATATTGTTGTCTCTACCTTCCTTTAAACTCACCAACAACATCTAaaggtctagctctcttaccATGGCCCCAGTCACGCTCGCGCTCTATCCTCCGTTGACGCTTATGATcctccagattctgtgcatattcCTGTATGCAAGAAATATCCATATCTGGCTCCAACGCAGCTATCATGCACTCGTCtattaaatgtggccctaaaccaacCACAAAACGGTGAACTCGAgcctccatctcagccactacagctggagcatatctagcaAACGAATCAATGTGCAcactgtactcccgaacactcatgttGCCCTGCTCAATATGCAAGaatctatctgctcgggcccgtaGATAGCTCCCACGTCTGGCACTACTAtactgcaatatcacggagcctataagaagcgtactccactgactcaacctcattagcatgcatgaccctcaaagtcctctgcatgcTATCAATACAGTCCTGGGGGTCTATATTCCACCTCAAGCCAGAGAATTCTAGGGGATCTAAACTAAGAATTTTTTTGACCCTCGCACTAATAGCTCGGTCTTCCTGATCAACACCAACGCCCTGACGccgagcctgagcggctactaatctaCTCAACAACTGTATAGCATCTCGTATATCTTGACCcggtgcatccggctgaggaactggaggcacAGGGGCAGGTGCTGGAGAGCTGGGGCTTGGGCTGGCACCCCTCTAAGCTCCTCTAGTGCAGGCAGGGTatgcgaagtctgagatgggGTCTCATTTTGAGACTCACCCCAGGCCTTGGTAGTTCGTGGAGTACGGCTAGTAGCCTCTCCaatcactgtcttgcccttctgggcagctgtagctttctttcgAGGAATCGCTAAAATCATAACAGGTTGTTAGAAGGCGAACTCTTAccacatggctctatcacacgatctaagatagaaagaatgacaacatccaaaatgtcccgcagcctcttgtctataagtgtggtgcacaacacacccataaacaagactctactagacacggtctgtagacaaccctaggacagaactgctccgataccacttttttcacgacccaaaccgtGAGTCATGATGAGTGCCTAACTTTTACTGACCAAACACCCTTATACTCGTACCCGGATCTCACTTAacaacagggtggcccatatatgacttataactgaaTTATACTGACTCTTGTaagaacaacatcattaactatgcttcaagaactcacaaccatctgtatacatatatactcgaaataacagtgcaagccaactaggctgttacatatgctgtacaacaaaataagagccgataaggctacataacatcccaactacatacaactgtctacagacctctaatggaatacaaagctgtagaaaggacgggatagggctccgtcatacccatatatacatatcaaaaatagcctaccaaaaatagactgcaaccccgaaccaagtggagcgcactgactactgctgtgtggaagtcctactgagctggaccgcttGTCTGTCTACTTGAACCAGCGAGTATAAACGCAGGCCCCAAAcaaaagggagtcagtacgaataatgttctgagtatgtaaagcataagagcaacatatacataagaatcctGATAGAAGCTGAAACATGGAAGCTAACCCAAGTATCTGAATACATTGGTGTGACTGATCATCTGGAAGTACCTATCTAACTCTGTATAActaaaagtgcctctgagggcgtatgatatgtatgctttcttttaaaaatacatatatcataatataactgttagcgctgtggaacgtacaacccgatgcATAATGTcagtgctgcggaacgtacaacccaatccatatatcaaatcatcccgcatccgggtaatCACATACCATACCCACTGCGGTGGTATGCCCATCTGCGTGCTTGCCCAACCGACTATAGTGCGACGCGATGTGAAAAAtggttgtacatatatatatatatatatatatatatatatatataagtgcatgAAAGACTCGTAAAAGAATACTCTGAACTCCTCGGGGTAACATAAGATCTCCCAGTAACATAAGAAACTAATATTTCAATATAATAGATCTCTGGAAGCTATAGATATGAAACATATGAAATCAAGGATACCATGAATCCTATACATCTAGAAATAGAGTCTTCGGAACTCGCTCGTTTACTTCTTTCGTTCgcatcataaggatcatgccaaaatgaaagaaagggatagccttaacataccttattcgctcctcaAGCTAACTATGCTTATGTTCCGAGCCTGACAaatctacacacaagaccaagtaAGCTAACTATTAGACTAGAACGTGTTTATATTCCAACCTTTAAACTAGTTATAACTTCACGAAATTTGGATAGCATTTTctctgtaaacttaacaatccctcaaattccaattcaatccaaacatcaacaacaatagtaccaatacttacatatcaaaatataatcgaATCCATCCTAAAACatcccctaaaacagcccctaatctcaTCTTTAAACTTAATCAACTTACCGCTTTCATAACtatatttccttcactttaaatcactaaaactcttggcaATCAACTCAATAACAAAggtaagaatcatatacataccttaaagGAATTGAACTccgggaatcaaactccaaaccaAACTCCCAAGCTCAACAAATTCAATAGAAACCTAGGAACAACTTTCTCTTCACTAGTTCGGGTTCACGAGGCTCAGATCTTGCTAAAATCTCACTAATATGTTGGGAAAGGTTGGGAGGAATATTTTAGGGTTTAACTCTAGTTAGGGGTATGAAAAATGAAGAGGAAAACTTGATTtggctttatatatatatatatatatatatatatatattaagtggaatatatatataaatctcaCCGCCTGAgggtcgacgagcagggttgACGGCTCGTCAACACGTCAACGACCGTCAACTTGCGCCTTCCTTCTGCCACCTGAGATTTTGGGGCCTCGGCATGTTGACGGCATGAAACGACGCCACGTCAACATGTCGACGGGTTGTCCCTTTGCACCATCAAAGTAGACTGGTTCCTAGTTCCCTAAGTTTCTCCGATTcgcattgatttgatttgtttgACTTGTAATCCTATCGTGTTGTaaggaactgtcacgacccagccccatgggccgcgactggcaccctacctgggtacccagaccaaatcacatattcattaccaAATCCAAATTgattttcagaattttacaaaatcatgtcaaacataatctatatcaaaatatgtcttaagcggtcgcacaaatcaaaatgtcatatcggatccaaactgagcggcggaatagacatcgccggtcaaagtgcaaatataagcataagggccgtttagggtcatcaaaacaaacggaccgctttaagaccagaaaacaaaatcaaacaaacatatataggaccctcgccccacatatatgactacaggcctctacgaactcaaaacaaatacatatggcgagacagggccccgccgtacccaaatagtcaaacgtACAGAAGATATACATaacaaaaggagtctgtaccaaaagtggactccgagtcaagaaggagtactccgaagtagcaaagagtgaagcctacagtggaggatcaccaatatctgcacctgcgggcatgaaacgcagcccccgaagaaagggggtcagtacgaaatatgtactgagtatgtaaagcacggagtaaagaaatatgggccaaaaccgaaagcaaatcagatgacaaagtggggtacaaatcagtatgtcaaaatccgtatcaaaatcatatacgtatacataatgcaaacgaaatcatgcaaacgcttaagaacgtggtcgccactccgacgctggcgccacacacagcataacactagaaggtttcaaatctccgtacatccccgaacacaaacacaaacataggtgagcgtatcacatcacgagccatatcacagcataactccaaacggaacccggccctatggcgaagcctcgggaaccgcaacacatcaaacggccgaattatcataaggcgcacgaatcataaccggcccgggaaccggtgaatgaagtcataatgaggcacgagcggagtcgtgagcaaacaattgcaaattatatttcaaaatagcctttcaaaacttaatgatttcataagtcatttcatagtacaaaataaccgaatacttagtcgatacaaagttttatttcacaaaatgtttccaacatggtacgtatggctcaaaacgtaacttagcatatcataatattcaatacatatctcgtaggaggaagttccaaaaccgaaagtatcatatcaagctttattcaaaaggacagcccaataggaccaatagggcgtctcggggttagcgggcccacctcgagtcgaattgaggtggcgaacataatttacggacgtttaggggccaaaaggtcatacataatcatttccaagttacccgaccacatttcgataggtttcagacatttggttgcattctaaccaaaatagagcccttaggcttcaattgaattgaatgaatagtaacttttctgtggatcgggtttcgaggagcagaaatgctctggaggttccaatattcacctaacatactaagacatgccaaacgaagaagtgggaagctttacataccttacagacgtcttatgctctcccaaaaatcaagtcccgtttcgtctgaaatctgcaaatggtcaaatttaccaatttgagattcttaggcttaaaaatgccattaacttcatttttgtctaccgaaatttcggcagcacttcccctataaatctaacacccccgagacttagctcggcctagaatacatcaacaacaacaacccaaacatcatcaaacaatataaaccatattcaaaccattctaacttcaaaattctccttactacacaagttgacaatctttcattcaaacttcaaaattccaaatctacatccatattattgtattcattcactcgttCAAGATTATgaaatcacatcccaaatatattccaaaccatgtacaaaatttcccaaaattcattactttccatatttctttctaaacatcaaaacttacaacgaacgttctaacttgcgtcgtttcattccgaatttactaacatcaaccataagtcatatttaaagtctttagtatcataaatatacaatgatatacgcaaatatacaaaaggtatacactttcccgtaatgatccgaaatccttttccaacgccaattcaattctttaaacgttcatttacgacataaaggtcacaacgacacattaaacaagctaaacaagatcaattcacattactttgcacttcataagtgccacggctccaacaccaaacacacacacacccacggctttctacatacatcaaagttacgggattctcgtctattctcaatccttaacacattcatatcaattctataacacaaaagtgtaagaattctcaccttttcttgaaaacccgacttgtcgcaaacgtggttcttgtgccaaactaattataccccattgaagagggtcttgagtactttacaactatgcaaaaatcaagatttttagaTCACAACCCAAGCTAGcacaatttttcttttctctttctctatTCTCGGCCGAATGCctatttttgtggtgttcttgaatttttttttgttttgttctagATAATGCTAAGGCTAAGATGATATATATCTAGTCAagggtcatgtgcctagcacatgacattaaaagaatgggtttgggccatggctatggccggccaccctcaatactttgggcctcaattttgtattcaattttcttggcccaattcattaaaagtcccgttttgtaattcccgaaactaatttccgaaattccaaatttaccctcggccttccccaatgacttaacaccaatagtttcataaccaacatagtcatgtcaactagaatcaaaatatttcctcataacacacaagtcttaattattttcaagatttccaattatgcgaaaacacgggacataacaggaaCATATACTTGTACTTTGGTATACGCTAGGTGAGGCACTTAATATTTCATAAACTCGGGTACGAATCTCCATACTAGGGGTATACACAAATCGGAATCCGTAGACTTTCTTAcgacgaaaacgagaggcgtaacgcTAGCCAGCTCTAAAATACAACCATAAACTGCCTTAGAGTGCAACAACCATTGAGCAACACTTTTAGGTtaaaaagtatagcaatatgagtGATCAAAATGCAGCCAGGATCATCAATATTAAGTCTACCGGCTTCCTCAAAAGCGACAGAAACACATATCCAACTAGCAGACTCATAAGTGCAACAGTTGGGACTTTCAGTCTAGTAGCCACGGACATAGCAGCAATGGCATTAGTCAGGTATCAAGATAGAAGAGACTGCCATGTCACGCCACAAAAACCACCCTAGAAGTGACCGGCATCCGATATCATGAACAATATcgaaagaacctaaacgacacaataataacacttgaacccgccaggttcaatattcgcctccaacagtttataaaataaatgaaacatcaagttcctttttaataatctttcctaattaaattaaacaaagttataagtaactgcatatatcaggatcacaattatgaaataagatcagcggaagtctaatgtAAGTAAacagtcataaacgtggcaaacacccattaagtcgtacgggactttgacaatctacccacaatcctgacaactatctatggagcttctaagagacacaacaatcatctaacttcgggacacAGCCGGGAAAtatagaataataaatgaaatcggaagtgtcccacgaacaaggatgtgggctcaccaaatcaacaacagcagcaagttcttcttagcgtcgagagtatcacgaacctactcttctccgttacctaacataccatcaaaaacaacaatggtatgcctgagtactttcgtactcagtgagtgccttggggacaacaagtaatataaaaatataataatacataaagaaatcagttctgaaaagatagtataaaaacaatcactccactttatgattcttaatatcatttgttaaacagtttacaaagccattaatcaatttAAAAACAGCTATTCAGCTTGTGCATCtaaataagaattatcaaaaccgattataaagccttttatcaagttacaactttcaattatgcctttcaaattgatcatgatcatcaacaacagttccatgagagaataagaatatcacacatgccaatacaggcccaagaatcaatcacatcgaagggatgaccgtagaggttccctaaacacagcgcaccaaaccggaatatgtaattctcagtggctatccttcctcccgaatagctaggcataaaccacactccgggtagcgaacccggcaatggccactcttcctctcgaatggctaggcaattaccacactaggatccatagtggctacccttcctcccaagtggccaaacacaacaataaagttcatagcatagatgctgattcacaatttgtctcaagctatgtcacaccatcaattaacattaaGATTCATTATGCCATGTCGTAAAGATTAAGTTATTTCAATCAACGTTTTAAGAACTTATAACCTCTTTATAAAATATTTCGATGCCCCAATTCATCAaggagaatgtcattaccaactcttaaccatcattattaagcatatctcatagaagaaaacattcataatagcttatacatatatagggtttgttacaatctaggtttaatgtgggtttgtctcctcacacacattaaccactatttaggcatgaattagagttcaggaaacatgaaaagattacttttcctttcattcattaaagaaccttgaataaaatttatactcccaacaataggttcaaaagtgattttcattcaaaataacttTTCAAAAAGAGAGACATATAAATCAtccttatagtcaaaaatgatttttaaaagagacataccttaatacgttaaacaaagtttaacaattcataaTGAAGAACACCCCAACCCTAGCTTGAATACTTTAAAAggaattatgctgcaaaccctaggttttagtcacaagaatcatgttaagaatcatgggtttgatgttaaaatagattagtaatgttaagggtgttcttacctttgatttgaagacttggagggatgattttcgtccttagggttttggaagaatgaaaaacaatgggaacaaaataagactatacccattttaaaccccaTTTTCTGCCAGAATTAGAAGAAGTACATCCTAAAAGGACGTCCCATACTTtaaaggacgtcccgtactttccGGGGTACTTTGGCCGAAATCTCCAGCTTTTGCACCCTTCtgtaaaatggacataaccttttgtacataaATTTtctcgggctgggcgacctaccattggaaatatatttcaaagatctgcaactttcatcaaggaagtttttccaaattcgcaaaaCCTTGTCATGAAAATCGCCCAAAAgatagacctaccaaaacttaggcgaatttaagagcccttaagaacttcaattgctggtttgacttcaaaacgaccatcttccacccgaattcatcaagaatggattcatatagatataatatcatcttaacactagattttttacatattcacacctaaccccgatttacggagtgttacatgcCAGCCCTGAAGGTGCAACAAGTTCCAACGTAGCATCAAACATATTTTCCGAGTACAACATTTACGCGATCAAATTTCTTGCACTAAAACGTGCCATGACACCAAGATGGAAACAATAGCTATTCATCAACATATAGCTCTCCTCTAATTGCAGCAAAACAACAACAAAGTGACAATAATTCCTTCGAGGTGCAACATTTTTCCCGAGTTCAACAACAACTCTGGAATGTATAGGATTTGAAAATCCCCAACCCCAGGTCATGCAAAGAAAATAGG
Encoded proteins:
- the LOC132639394 gene encoding uncharacterized protein LOC132639394 — translated: MSVREYSVHIDSFARYAPAVVAEMEARVHRFVVGLGPHLIDECMIAALEPDMDISCIQEYAQNLEDHKRQRRIERERDWGHGKRARPLDVVGEFKGRQQSGQMSPPLPRCIQCGRLHAGRCQLGSDACYACGQPGHVLREHPSRGSVGIIQPTGFVASSSPSVRPSGQGSQTPAGRGKGRGGASSSSGSQNRIYALADKQDHESFPDVVTERRWSDSSFQTS